A single Anopheles arabiensis isolate DONGOLA chromosome 2, AaraD3, whole genome shotgun sequence DNA region contains:
- the LOC120894413 gene encoding death-associated inhibitor of apoptosis 1, translating into MDSQHATTGCFQLCLALFVQKLVLVLQKTHRYLKVELFARFQHSEGSPTIAAATKASAHRQPSSATATNPTTTTTTPSTKEPDSGDMPEMAHALSLPAPPIDLPDNKHKDDDLACMSPEYFHIEENRLRSFTSRWPVTFISPNVLARYGFYYVGTDDTVKCYFCRVEIGLWEPQDDVIQEHLRWSPYCPLLKKRPTNNVPLNANYLDAVPEPSFDTCGISVRHNSYAENADDRVRIDLDRLSGDSWSGASDISLSSAAGAAAASAGESEPMPSVGSGVGSSSMAASAAPIGAGALQQDQATMSAADWNNEVLMGEHSLMRRPEYPNYAIEADRLKSYEDWPTSLKQKPQQLSDAGFFYTGMSDRVKCFSCGGGLKDWEQEDDPWQQHAIWYSNCHYLQLMKGREFIQKCNELKEAASASSAASTSSAMSSASSQPSTSGISSASSSIMSTSPASSSGFSSPTPMADEERTLRCSDHSSGSDEGEDDAGGDRRVPSDGKICKICFVNEYNTAFMPCGHVVACAKCASSVSKCPLCQQPFINVLRLYLS; encoded by the coding sequence ATGGACTCACAGCACGCTACTACTGGTTGCTTTCAGCTTTGTCTAGCCCTCTTTGTGCAAAAGCTCGTGCTCGTGCTCCAGAAGACGCATCGGTACCTGAAGGTCGAACTGTTTGCCCGCTTCCAGCACTCGGAGGGATCTCCGACGATCGCTGCGGCGACGAAAGCTTCCGCCCATCGGCAACCGTCATCGGCAACCGCCACcaaccccaccaccaccaccaccaccccctcgACAAAGGAGCCCGACAGCGGCGACATGCCTGAGATGGCCCATGCACTATCGCTACCCGCCCCACCGATCGACCTGCCCGACAACAAGCACAAGGATGACGATCTCGCCTGCATGTCACCGGAGTACTTCCACATCGAGGAGAACCGGTTACGCAGCTTCACCTCCCGCTGGCCGGTCACGTTCATCAGCCCGAACGTGCTGGCCCGGTACGGGTTTTACTACGTCGGCACCGATGACACGGTCAAGTGTTACTTCTGCCGGGTGGAGATCGGGCTGTGGGAACCGCAGGACGACGTGATCCAGGAGCATCTGCGCTGGTCGCCGTACTGTCCGCTGCTGAAGAAGCGCCCCACCAACAACGTGCCGCTGAACGCGAACTATCTCGATGCCGTGCCGGAGCCGAGCTTCGACACCTGCGGCATCAGCGTGCGGCACAATTCGTACGCGGAGAATGCCGACGATCGGGTGCGGATAGATTTGGACCGGCTGAGCGGCGATTCGTGGAGCGGGGCGAGCGATATCAGTCTGAGCAGTGCCGCTGGTGCCGCGGCTGCTTCCGCCGGGGAGAGCGAGCCGATGCCGTCGGTCGGGAGTGGAGTAGGTAGCAGCAGTATGGCGGCGTCCGCCGCCCCCATTGGTGCCGGTGCATTGCAGCAAGATCAGGCCACGATGTCGGCCGCCGACTGGAACAATGAGGTGCTGATGGGCGAGCACAGTCTCATGCGCCGCCCCGAGTACCCGAACTACGCGATCGAGGCGGACCGGCTGAAGTCGTACGAGGACTGGCCGACGTCGCTGAAGCAGAAACCGCAGCAGCTGAGCGACGCTGGCTTCTTCTACACGGGCATGAGCGACCGCGTCAAGTGCTTCAGCTGTGGCGGTGGGCTCAAGGACTGGGAGCAGGAGGACGACCCGTGGCAGCAGCACGCGATCTGGTACAGCAACTGCCACTACCTGCAGCTGATGAAGGGCCGCGAGTTCATTCAGAAGTGCAACGAGCTGAAGGAGGCGGCTTCCGCCTCCTCCGCTGCCAGCACGTCTTCCGCGATGTCTTCCGCCTCGTCCCAGCCGTCCACGTCCGGCATCAGTTCGGCGTCGTCGTCGATCATGAGCACCTCGCCCGCCTCCTCGAGCGGATTCAGCTCGCCGACGCCGATGGCGGACGAGGAGCGCACCCTGCGCTGCAGCGACCACTCGTCCGGCAGTGACGAGGGCGAGGACGATGCGGGTGGCGATCGGCGCGTACCGTCCGACGGTAAGATCTGCAAGATCTGCTTCGTCAACGAGTACAACACCGCGTTCATGCCGTGCGGGCACGTCGTCGCCTGCGCCAAGTGCGCATCGTCCGTCAGCAAGTGTCCGCTCTGTCAGCAACCGTTCATCAACGTGCTACGGCTGTACCTGTCGTAA